The window GCCTGCTCGTCCGCGAGCCGGCCGAACACGACCGGCGCGTCATGGTCGTCCACCTCACCGACAAGGGCCGTGCCATGCGCGAACCCATCGCAGCCATGTGGCAGGCCCTGGAGGAGACCTCCGCGCGGAACCTGTCGGCGCAGCAAGCAGAGTCCTTCGTCCGCACCGCCTACGCCATCGCCGACGCGATCAACAGCCCCGCTCTTCCGCAGGAAGAGTCCGCGTAACTCCCTGCTGTGCACTCCCGGTCCGCGTACGCCATACGACGCATGGAGAAGTTCCGGAGGAGACACGCGGGCACCCCTGCGCGGACAGTGGCCCCTTCCCCACTGCCTGCCGACTGCACATCGAGGACGGCCGCACCACCCGCGTGCGCGCCCCGTCGACGTCGGCGGGCTGCTGCGTGCCGACGCGCCGGGGATGCGCCCACCACAGGCCCGCCCCCTGAGTTGCCCGGTCCGACGGCGCCCACGTCCGCGGCCACCACTGCCCTGCCTGCCCAATCCCCCCACCACTGACCTGACCTGATGGAAAGTGAGCCTCCCATGAGCACCACCCTCCCCGTCCTTGTTGTGGGCGCGACCGGCTCCCTCGGGGGCAAGGTCGTCGACGAACTGCTGGGGCGCGGTAAGGAGGTCCGTGCCCTGGTCCGGCCGACCACCGACGCGAGCAGGCTCAAAAGCCGGGGTGTCGAGATCGCCCGCGGCGACATGCTCGACCTCGACTCACTCGTCGCCGCCATGAACGGCGCCGATGCCGTCATCACCACCGCCGCCGGCTACACCCGCGGCGGCAAGAACGCGTACGACATCGACACCGTCGGCAACGCCAACCTCGCCGAGGCCGCCCACCGCGCAGGCATCCGGCGGTTCGTCCTGACCAGCATCCTCACCAGCGACCAGACGCCCCAAGTCCCGCACTTCTGGCACAAGAAGGTCGCCGAGGACAAGCTCGAACAGCTCGGCGTCCCGTTCGTCGCGCTGCGCCCGGGGGCGTTCGTCGACCAGATCGCGAGCATGGCGGGTGACCCGGTCGACAGGGGCCGCCTGATGTGGGTGGGCAAGACCAGCGTCCCGCTGACCTTCGTCCACACCTCCGATCTCGCGGCGTACCTGGCGGCCGCCGTAGATGCCGAGGCCGACGACGGCGAGCGCATCGACATCGGCTGGGACCGTCCGGTCAGCATGCGCGAGGTGGCCCACCTGATGGGCAGCCGGGCCGGAAAGAAGATCAAGGTGTGGGCCGTCCCTTCCGTCGTCGCCCGCGCCGCAGGAGCCCTCCTCGGCCGCTTCATGCCCTTGGTCAAGGACATGGTCGCGATGTTCGCCTGATTCGACAGCGGCCGTTACGTCGCCGACCCCCGGCGGCAGGAGCAGCTGTTCGGCCCGGTCCCCACGGCCGAGGACGCCCTCGCCCGGTTCACCGACGAGCTGGGCACAGCGCGGCAGCGGTGATGACGGGCCCCGGCCAGGAAGGGGATAACTCGTGGCCGGGGCCGGTGGTTTGGTGCTAAGTGTGGGTGCTCGCCGGTTGTCCGAGGAGCGCCGATTCGTGAGTTCATCCCTGTTTCTGGCAAAGGTGACGCCGGAGAATGTCGCTGCGGTGTGCCGTGTGCGAGTGCGGTCCGATCAGGACCGCTTCGTCGATCCGGTCGTGACGTCGCTTGCTGAGGCGTATGCGTATGGGGAGGTCGCCTGGCCCCGGGTGATCTGCGACGGCGAGCAGGTCGTCGGGTTCGTGATGGCCGGCTTCGACCCGGCGCACGAGGTGGAGCCGTACCGGTGCTATCTGTGGCGGCTCAACATTGCCGCAGATCGGCAGCGGAAGGGGTACGGCAGCTTCGCGGTGGAGGCGGTGTGTGCCGAGGCCCGGAGCCGCGGCCAGCGCCGACTGTGGGTGTCCTGGCAGCCGGGCGACGGCGGGCCGGAACCGTTCTATGCGCGGCTCGGCTTCCGGGTCACCGGCGAGGTCGTTGACGGCGAGATCGTCGCCGAGCGGGTGCTGTAGCGCCGCTGCGCCACTTCCACCCCGGCCCGTCACCGTCGGCCCAGTGTTCCGGGTGGGTCCGGCTGGGCGCGACAGACCTCGTCGCGGGACTTTCAATGGAGGAGTGAGCAGGTTCGCATGGGTTGCTGCGGCCGGGCTGACGGCGCTGCTGGGCGTCACCGCGCCGGGGCCTTCCCCGCCCCCGCCCCAACCGCCGCCCCAGCTCGACGACGCGGATGTGCAGCGGGCCGTCGACCGGCTGGACGGGGTGGTGGAGTCGGCCATGAAGCGCACCGGTGCGCCGGGCGTGGCCGTCGCCGTAGTCCACGACGGCAAGGTGCTGCACCTGAAGGGGTACGGCGTCCGCAAGGCGGGCGAGGAGGGCGCCGTCGACGCCGACACCGTATTCCAGCTCGCCTCCCTCTCGAAGCCGATCGCCTCGACCGTCGTCTCCGGAGCCGTGGGCGTCGAAGGCTGGACCAAGCCCGTCGCCCCGAACGTGCCGGACTTCCGCCTCAAGGATCAGTGGGTCACCTCCCATGTGACGGTCGCCGACCTCTTCTCGCACCGCAGCGGCCTGCCCGATCACGCCGGGGACCTCCTCGAAGACCTCGGCTACAACCGCGCGTACATCTTGTCCCACCTGCGCTACGAGCCTCTCGCGCCGTTCCGTGCCAGCTACGCCTACACCAACTTCGGTCTGACAGCAGCCGCCCAGGCCGTCGCCGACGCCAAGGGCGTGTCCTGGGAGAAGCTCGCCGCCGACACCCTCTACAAGCCGGCCGGCATGGACTCCACCAGCTCACTCTTCGAGGACTACGCGAACGCCGCCAACCGGGCCTGGGGGCACGTCAAGACCGAAGGCGACACCTGGAAGGCCGAGTTCGTGCGGGACCCGGACGCGCAGTCGCCGGCCGGCGGCGTCAGCTCCACCGCCCGGGACATGGCGGTCTGGCTGCAGCTTCAGCTTGCCGACGGCAAGCTCGACGGCAAGCAGATCATCGACGCAGAGGCGCTGCAGCGCACCCACTGGCCCGAGTCGATTGCCAATCCGCCCCATGCCCCGGCCGCCCGGACCGGCTTCTACGGCCTGGGCTGGAACGTGAGTTACGACGACGAGGGCCGGCTCAGGCTCTCCCACACAGGAGCATTCGCGCTCGGCGCGCACACCAACGTCACCATGCTGCCCGGCGAGCAACTCGGCATCGTCGTCCTCAGCAACACCTCACCGGTCGGCGTCGCTGACGCCGTCGCTCTGGACTTCTTCGACATCGCGCAGACGGGCGAGATCAGTCGCGACTGGATCCCCCTCGTGGATGCGTTGTACCAGCAGCAGGAGGATGCGGGCCGGTCGAAGACCGACTACGCCCACCCGCCGTCCGACGCCGCGCCCGCGAAGGCCGCCGACACTTACACGGGGACGTTCGAGAGCGACTATTACGGGCGGGCCCAGGTCGTTGCCGACGAGGACGGGGCCCTGACGCTCCGTCTGGGGCCGAAGCCGCAGACGTACCGTCTCACGCACTACGACGGCGACACGTTCAGTTTCCCGACCGCCGGCGAGAACGCCGTCGGCCTCACCGGAGTCACCTTCACCCCGGACCAGAAATCCTTCACCGTGGAATACCTGGACACCAATGGGCTCGGCACCTTCACCCGCACCGGCGGGGCGTCCAGGTAACCGTGTGGGTCACCGGCGTTGCTCGGTTGACAGCATCGGCACCCAGTGATCCATCACCAGGCGCAGACGCCGACGGTGGTCGGCAATCCAGTTGTCCGGCGGGACGAGCGGGACCCGCACAGTGACCATGGACCCGGACTCGTCCTCCACAACCACCTCCGGGCAGCCACGGTCGCCGGTGAGCTGGATGAAGACGGACGGCCCGCTGCTCATCTGCATCCAGGCCACCTCCTCGCCGGCGTCCAGCCTGTCCAACGCGCGGGCCCAGCCGTCCAGCCGCGCGACGTACAAGGCGAGATCGATACGGCCGGACACGAAGGGCGTCTTCACGACGATCTCAGCGTCGAGTCCAGCGGTCCACCGGGGATTGCGTCCCAGGACATTGACCGCGACGCTGTTCCCCTCGTCATCAGCGAGGGAGATGAGTTCTCTCGGGGAACTGCCGCCCATGGCTGCCCTTTCGTCGGCGAATAGAGAGATCCTCGCCTGCCCGAAGGGCGCCTTCCACTCCATTTGTCGCGGGCGAGTTGAGTCAGCCGGGTACCGTCCAGGCAGTGGCCCGGCTCATATTGAGCACGCCGGTGTAGGTGATACTGGTGAACGTGTATCTGATGCCGGGTCAAGCCCGTCTGAAGTCCCGCACTATCTGGGAGAGTCGTGACAAGTAGGTTCCTGGAGTTGGCCGTTGACTGCCACGATCCGGAGAGGCTCGCGGCCTTCTGGTGCGAGGTCCTGGACTTCAAGGTGATCGAACGGAGCGAGGGCAAGGTCGAGATCGGCTCCTGGGTGCCGACCGTCGAGGATGTTCGGGCCCGCCAGATGCCGCCCACCCTGCTGTTCATCCAGGTCCCCGAGGGCAAGACCGTGAAGAACCGGCTTCACCTCGACGTCAGCCCGATCGACAGCAGCACCGAGGACGAAGTGACCAGATTGCTCGGCCTCGGCGCCTCCAAGACGGATGTGGGCCAGGGCTCAGACCGAAACTGGGTGGTCATGGCAGACCCTGAGGGCAACGAGTTCTGCGTCCTACGCAGCCTGGCACCGCAGAACTAGGCCGCGAGCGGGGCACCCGCACCCGTCACACACCGCATCCGTCACGCTGCCGAGAAGACTACTGTCGCGGGCATGGTCGGACATGATGCCTTCGGTGCCACCCGCGAAGCCTACGACGCTGTTGCGCCCACCTACGCGCAGCTGTTCCGCGGCGATCTGCGTGACAGGCCCCTGGACCGTGCGATGTTGGGCGTCTTCGCCGAGGTCGTTCGTGCGAGTGGTGGTGGGCCGGTCGCGGACCTGGGTTGCGGGCCGGGTCATGTCACCGCCTATCTGGACGGGCTCGGGCTGTCGGCGTGTGGTGTTGATGCCTCGCCCGCGATGATCAAGTTGGCTCGGCAGGCCTACCCGGGCCTGCGGTTCGAGGTGGGCTCGATGGCGGCGTTGGACATCGCTGACGGTGTGCTGTGCGGCGTACTCTCACGGTGGTCCGTCATCCATACTCCACCGCAAGAACTCCCCGTCATCCTGGGCGAGTTCCACCGTGTGCTGGCACCTGGCGGCCACCTCCTGATCGGCTTTTCCGCCAGCGATGGTCCGTCTCACCCGACACAGGTCTTCGATCACACCGTCGCGCCGGCCTATCGGTGGTCGCCGGATCACCTCGCCGCGATGCTGCGCACGTCCGGGTTGGCCGAGGTGGCCCGGATGGTTCGCGAGCCTGAGCCCACTGACCGGCGGCAGTTCCAGGAGGTTCACCTGCTCGCCCGCAAAGCCCGGGCAGGGGCTGCTGCCTGACCCCGAGCAGTTCCTCTGAAGCCAAGGGCTGAGCCGGAGAATGGATGGGTTCTCCATAGATTCGGGATTGCCCGCCGACCACGTTCGGCGCAGATATGGTGACCGGGTGGACCGGAATGAACTGGCGCTCCACGCCTCGTCGTTCGGTGCGGCAGCGGTCGCCTACGCCGCGCACCGACCGGACTACGCGCAGGCCGCGGTGCATTGGGCGCTCACAGACGCGCCCGGCCCGCGCGTACTCGACCTCGGCGCCGGAACCGGCAAGCTGACCGCCACGCTGGTCGCGCTGGGTGCCGAAGTGTTCTCGGTCGAGCCCGACTTGGCCATGCTGACCGAGCTGCGCCGCTCGCTGCCGGGTGTCCGTGCCCTGTCGGGCAGTGCCGAGGCGATCCCGCTGCCGGACGCCTCCGTCGATGCCGTGCTGGCGGGCAACGCCATGCATTGGTTCGATATGGCCGTCGCGGGACCCGAGATCGCCAGGGTCCTCGCGCCCGGCGGCATTCTGGCCGGCCTGTGGAACCTGATGGACGACCAGGTCGAGTGGGTTGCCGGGCTCGCGCGGGTCAGCGGGAGCGCGGCCATCGGCCCGCGTGACACGCCTGCGAGCTGGCGGGCCGAGACGGCCGACATGCACCTGCCGAAGACCGGCGTCGCCGCCCGGTTCGGGTCACCGGAGCAGGCAGAGTTCCCGCACGGGCAGCGCCGCACCGCCGACTCTCTCGTCGCGACCCTCGCGACGCGCGCGGGGATGCTGGTCATGCCCGAACAGGCACAGCAGGCCACGCTCGGACGGATCCGTACATTCCTCGCGAGCCGACCGGAGACCGCCCGCGGCGAGTTCACTCTCCCGATGCTGACCGGGGTGCTGCGCGCCCGGCGGCTGTGAAAGCCGTCGAACGCCCCATTGCACTCAGACAGGCCGTTCCGGCATGAACGGATCGGGCCGGCGCGCCGTATCCTTACCCGATCGAGGTTCGCATTCGGCCGGATTTCTCGGTCTTCATGGGGTTTGTGCACACGGGTCGTGAGTCGTGCGGCCCGGGGGATGGGGGGCGACCATGATGGCGGCGAGTAGCACGGTGCGCACTGGCAGTCTGCTTCCGGTGGATGCCGCGCGCTGGGTGATGTGGACGTTTGTCCTCGTCAACGTGGCGGTTGTCGAGGCGTTGTTCCTCAGTGCCGGTGAGGGCAAGAACGAGGTGCTCACGGTCGCGAAGTTCTTCGGACTGCACGCGGCCCTGCTGATCCTGTTTCAACTGCTGTTGGTGGCCCGGCTGCCGTGGTTGGACCGTCGCATCGGGATGGACCGGCTCACGGTGTGGCATCGCTGGGTGGGGTTTTCTCTGCTGTGGACCGTCCTTACCCACGCCACTTTGGTGGTGCTCGGCTACGCGACACTCGACGACACGTCCATGGGGAAGACCTTCGTCGCCTTGAGCGGTGTCCCGGCCTCCCTGCTGGGCATGCTCGCCGCGGCCGTCATCGTCGTGATCGCCGTGACGTCCACCCGGTGGGTACGACGTCGGCTGCAGTACGAGGTGTGGCACGGTCTGCACCTGCTGCTCTACGTGGCCCTGGGGCTGGCGTTCGTCCACCAGTTGCAGGAGACGACGACGTTCACGTCCTCCGCGTTCGCCACGGCCTACTGGTGGTGCCTGTGGCTGTTCGCGTTCGGTGCGCTGCTGGCCGGGCGTCTCGCCCTGCCGCTGTGGCGCAACGCCTACCACCAGTTCCGTGTTGTGGCCGTGGTGCCGGAGTCGCTGAACGTGGTCTCCGTGTACGTGAGTGGACGGCACCTGGACAAGTTCCCTGCCCGGGCAGGCCAGTTCTGCATCTGGCGGTTTCCCGGGCACCACCACTGGTGGATCGCCAATCCCTTCTCCCTGTCGGCGGCGCCGGGCGGACAGGGGCTGCGTCTGACGGCGAAGGCGGTGGGTGCCAGCAGCGCCGGCCTGCACAACGTCCCGGCCGGCAGCCGCGCCTTCGTCGAAGGGCCGTACGGGGCCTTTACGTCGTTGCACCGGAGTCGGCCCGGCGCTCTGCTGATCGCCGGCGGCGTGGGAATCACGCCGGTGCGGGCCATGCTGGAGGAGCAGTCGACCGGCGATGTCGTCGTGCTGTACCGGGTGCGCAGCGAGGCCGACGCCGTACTGCTGAACGAGGTGCGCCACCTGGTTGCGCAACAGGGCGGACGGCTGCACTTGCTCGCCGGCCGGACTGGAGAGCACGGTGTCCCGCCGTTCGGGCCGAGCGTCCTGCACCAGCTGGTCCCTGACATCACCGAACGTGACGTGTACGTCTGCGGCCCGCCCGCCATGACCGCGGCCGTGCTCTCCGGCCTGCGCGACTTGCAGGTCCCCGCGCGGCAGGTGCATGCGGAGCGGTTCGGCCTGGCCTGACCCGGAAGGGGGACGAGACCCGAGGCGTCACCACGAAGTACTCGTGAGTCAGCCCCTCATGACGGGCTGTCAGCCACTCGTAGGGGACGGTGTGGGCCGCAGCGGGGGCTTGGTCACTGCGGGTGTGTTCTGTGCGCTGCCGGGGGCGAGTCCACATGTGCCGGAACTCCTTGCCCCGTCCAGTCCGGTCAGCTCCACGACGACTTGGCCGTCGGCGTCCTGGCTGTAGGCGATCGTGCAGGTCAGCTGGCGCAGGGCGGTGCTGTCGAGGCCCGCCAGGGCCAGGGGCAGGCGGGTCGTTACCCTGCCGCCCGGGAGGGCCTCGACCTCGACGGTGCCGCGGCGGGCGGGGGGAAGGGCGGTGTCG of the Streptomyces sp. NBC_00287 genome contains:
- a CDS encoding SDR family oxidoreductase, whose amino-acid sequence is MSTTLPVLVVGATGSLGGKVVDELLGRGKEVRALVRPTTDASRLKSRGVEIARGDMLDLDSLVAAMNGADAVITTAAGYTRGGKNAYDIDTVGNANLAEAAHRAGIRRFVLTSILTSDQTPQVPHFWHKKVAEDKLEQLGVPFVALRPGAFVDQIASMAGDPVDRGRLMWVGKTSVPLTFVHTSDLAAYLAAAVDAEADDGERIDIGWDRPVSMREVAHLMGSRAGKKIKVWAVPSVVARAAGALLGRFMPLVKDMVAMFA
- a CDS encoding GNAT family N-acetyltransferase, producing the protein MRSDQDRFVDPVVTSLAEAYAYGEVAWPRVICDGEQVVGFVMAGFDPAHEVEPYRCYLWRLNIAADRQRKGYGSFAVEAVCAEARSRGQRRLWVSWQPGDGGPEPFYARLGFRVTGEVVDGEIVAERVL
- a CDS encoding serine hydrolase — encoded protein: MSRFAWVAAAGLTALLGVTAPGPSPPPPQPPPQLDDADVQRAVDRLDGVVESAMKRTGAPGVAVAVVHDGKVLHLKGYGVRKAGEEGAVDADTVFQLASLSKPIASTVVSGAVGVEGWTKPVAPNVPDFRLKDQWVTSHVTVADLFSHRSGLPDHAGDLLEDLGYNRAYILSHLRYEPLAPFRASYAYTNFGLTAAAQAVADAKGVSWEKLAADTLYKPAGMDSTSSLFEDYANAANRAWGHVKTEGDTWKAEFVRDPDAQSPAGGVSSTARDMAVWLQLQLADGKLDGKQIIDAEALQRTHWPESIANPPHAPAARTGFYGLGWNVSYDDEGRLRLSHTGAFALGAHTNVTMLPGEQLGIVVLSNTSPVGVADAVALDFFDIAQTGEISRDWIPLVDALYQQQEDAGRSKTDYAHPPSDAAPAKAADTYTGTFESDYYGRAQVVADEDGALTLRLGPKPQTYRLTHYDGDTFSFPTAGENAVGLTGVTFTPDQKSFTVEYLDTNGLGTFTRTGGASR
- a CDS encoding DUF5959 family protein is translated as MGGSSPRELISLADDEGNSVAVNVLGRNPRWTAGLDAEIVVKTPFVSGRIDLALYVARLDGWARALDRLDAGEEVAWMQMSSGPSVFIQLTGDRGCPEVVVEDESGSMVTVRVPLVPPDNWIADHRRRLRLVMDHWVPMLSTEQRR
- a CDS encoding VOC family protein gives rise to the protein MTSRFLELAVDCHDPERLAAFWCEVLDFKVIERSEGKVEIGSWVPTVEDVRARQMPPTLLFIQVPEGKTVKNRLHLDVSPIDSSTEDEVTRLLGLGASKTDVGQGSDRNWVVMADPEGNEFCVLRSLAPQN
- a CDS encoding class I SAM-dependent methyltransferase, producing MVGHDAFGATREAYDAVAPTYAQLFRGDLRDRPLDRAMLGVFAEVVRASGGGPVADLGCGPGHVTAYLDGLGLSACGVDASPAMIKLARQAYPGLRFEVGSMAALDIADGVLCGVLSRWSVIHTPPQELPVILGEFHRVLAPGGHLLIGFSASDGPSHPTQVFDHTVAPAYRWSPDHLAAMLRTSGLAEVARMVREPEPTDRRQFQEVHLLARKARAGAAA
- a CDS encoding class I SAM-dependent methyltransferase, giving the protein MDRNELALHASSFGAAAVAYAAHRPDYAQAAVHWALTDAPGPRVLDLGAGTGKLTATLVALGAEVFSVEPDLAMLTELRRSLPGVRALSGSAEAIPLPDASVDAVLAGNAMHWFDMAVAGPEIARVLAPGGILAGLWNLMDDQVEWVAGLARVSGSAAIGPRDTPASWRAETADMHLPKTGVAARFGSPEQAEFPHGQRRTADSLVATLATRAGMLVMPEQAQQATLGRIRTFLASRPETARGEFTLPMLTGVLRARRL
- a CDS encoding ferredoxin reductase family protein, with product MMAASSTVRTGSLLPVDAARWVMWTFVLVNVAVVEALFLSAGEGKNEVLTVAKFFGLHAALLILFQLLLVARLPWLDRRIGMDRLTVWHRWVGFSLLWTVLTHATLVVLGYATLDDTSMGKTFVALSGVPASLLGMLAAAVIVVIAVTSTRWVRRRLQYEVWHGLHLLLYVALGLAFVHQLQETTTFTSSAFATAYWWCLWLFAFGALLAGRLALPLWRNAYHQFRVVAVVPESLNVVSVYVSGRHLDKFPARAGQFCIWRFPGHHHWWIANPFSLSAAPGGQGLRLTAKAVGASSAGLHNVPAGSRAFVEGPYGAFTSLHRSRPGALLIAGGVGITPVRAMLEEQSTGDVVVLYRVRSEADAVLLNEVRHLVAQQGGRLHLLAGRTGEHGVPPFGPSVLHQLVPDITERDVYVCGPPAMTAAVLSGLRDLQVPARQVHAERFGLA